CGCCGGTGGCCGACTCGCCGGTGAAGGTGATCGCGTCGACCCCCGGGTGGCGGGTGAGGAACTCACCGGCCGAGTCCGGCCCGAACCCGTGCACCAGGTTGAACACCCCGGCCGGTACGCCGGCGGCGGCCATCACCTCGGCGAGCAGCGTCGCCGAGGCGGGCGTCTCCTCGCTGGGCTTGACCACGACGGCGTTGCCGCAGGCCAGCGCCGGGGCCACCTTCCAGGTGAGCAGCAGCAGCGGCAGGTTCCACGGCACGATGACCGCGACCACGCCGACCGGCTTGCGGAGCGCGTAGTTGAGCGCCCGGCCGCCGGTCGGGGTGACCGTCGTGAACGACTCGGTGGGCGCGGTCGCCACGATCTCCGCGAACGCCCGGAAGTTCGCCGCACCGCGCGGGATGTCCAGCGTGCGGGCCTGGGAGATGGACTTGCCGGTGTCGGCGACCTCGGCGGTGACCAGATCGTCGAAGCGGCGCTCCAACTCGTCGGCGACCCGGCGCAGCACCTCGGCGCGTTCCCGCTCGCCCATCCGGCCCCACGGACCGCGCATCGCCGCCCGGGCGGCGGCCACCGCGTCGTCCACGGTGGACTTCGACGCCTCGACCACCTCGAAGACCGGCTCCCCGGTCACCGGGCTGGCCTTGGTGAACGTCGGCCCGCCGTCGACGAACTCGCCGGCGACGAAGTTGCGCAACCGCTCCGGACCACTCGGTGCGTGGCCGGTCATCAACCGCGAATCCCAGGTGCCGGTCATGCGCGCCTCCCTCGGCTCAGTGCAGCGCCGACCGCTCCGACCAGCAACAACGCGGCCCCGCCGACGACCGCGCCGAGCACCGAGTGCTGTCGGCGCACCCGGCGGCGAACCTCCGCGTACGGCGTGGTGGAGAAGGACACCAGCTCGTACTGGGAAACGTACCGGCCGGGCAGTGCCCGTTCCAGTGCGTGCTCCACCCGCCGCCCGAGCTGGAAGACCGGGGAGGCGACCTTGTCCCGCATCTCCACGAAATTGGTCAGCGCCATCGTCGCGATGGCCTCGGCGTTCTCCTGCCGGCGGCGCTGGAACAGCGGCAGCGCCGCCAACCAGTCGTCGGCGCACTCGTCCAGGCAGCGGTCCAGCTCGACCACGTCCTCGAAGGCGCAGTTCGCGCCCTGGCCGTAGAAGGGCACGATCGCGTGCGCCGCGTCGCCGAGCAGGCCGACCTTCCCAAAGACCTGCCAGGGGGTGCAGCGGACCGTGCCGAGCACGCCCACCGGGTTGTGCTGGTAGTCGTCGACCAGGTTCGGGGCCAGCGGAACGACGTCCGGGTAGTGCTCCGCGAAGTGCCGTTCGATCTCCGCCGGGCTGCTGAGTGAGGCGAAGCTGCCAGCACCATCGTTGGGCCAGAACAGCGTGCAGGTGAAGGAGCGGTCCGGGTTCGGCAGCGCGATCATCATCGAGGTGCCGCGCGGCCAGATGTGCAGCGCGTCCGGGTCCAGGGCGAAGTCCCCACCCAGCGGGGGGATCGTCAGCTCCTTGTAGCCGTAGTCGAGGAAGTCCACGCTCTCGTTCAGCAACCCGTACGCGAGCAGCTGCCCGCGCACCGCGGAGCCGGCGCCGTCGGCACCCAGCACGACCGACGCCTTGGCGGCGACCGGGCCCTGCGGGGTTTCGAAGCTCAGGGTGCCGTCGGTCGGATCGAGCCCGACCAACCGGTGGTCGAAGACGATCCGCACCCCGGGCAGCGCGGCGGCCTCGTCCAGCAGCGCGTTGTTCAGCGCACCCCGACTGATCGAGTTGATCGCCCGGTCACCGGCGGCGCTGTACGACTGGAACTGCTGCTCCCCCTCGACCGGGTGGATCATCCGGCCGCGCATCGGCAGCGCGTCGGTCATCACCTGCTCGGCCAGCCCGATCCGACGCAACGCGTCCAGCCCACGCTCGGAGAGCGCCAGGTTGATGGAACGACCTCGCTCCGCCGAGCCCGAACGCGGGTCGGACCGGCGCTCGTAGAGGGCCACCGGGTAGCCACGCCGGGCCAGGAAGCAGGCGGCCAGACAGCCGGCCAGCCCCGCACCGATGATCGCGATCTCGTCGCGGCGCGCGGTCATCGGGCCACCTGCCCAACCGTCGCCGCGAGCGCTGCGGCGGCCCGCCAACAGTCGTGATACGTGGAGTAGAGCGGCACCGGTGCGAACCGGATGATGTCCGGCTCACGGGCGTCGGCGATGACGCCGTGTTCGTACCGCAGGCGTTTGGTCAGCTCGGCGGCGCTGCCGGAGCCGATGCGCACCGAGAGTTGGCAACCCCGGCGGGCCGGGTCGCGCGGGGTGACCACGCGCAGCGGCCGGTCCGTGACGACCTCGTCCAGCAGCGACTCCAGCCAGGCGGTGAGTCGCAGGCTGCGTGCGCGCAACGCCGGCATGCCGACCGCGTCGAACAGCTCCAACGAGGTGCGCACCGGGCCCATCGCGAAGATCGGCGGGTTGGAGATCTGCCAGGCCTCCACCGTGGCCGGCGGCCGGGACACCGGGGTCATCTCGAAGCGGGTGGCCGTCGAGGTGCTCCACCAACCCTCGAAGCGGGGCAGGTCCGGGTCGCCGAGGTGTCGCTCATGCACGAAGACGCCCGCCAGGGCACCCGGGCCGGAGTTCAGGTACTTGTAGGAGCACCAGGCGGCGAAGTCGACGTCCCAGTCGTGCAGGGCCAGCGGCACGTTGCCGGCCGCGTGGGCCAGGTCCCAACCGACCACCGCGCCGGCCGCCCGGCCGGCTGCCGTGATCGTCGGGATGTCCAGCAGCTCACCGGTGAGGTAGTTGACCCCGCCGAGCAGCACCAGCGCCACCCGGTCGCCCTCGGCGGCCAGGTAGTCGGTCACGTCCTCGGTGCGCAGGGAGTCCTCGCCGACGCGCGGGCGCAGCCGGACCACGGTGTCGTCCGGGTCCAGGCCGTGGAAGCGGGCCTGACTGCGCACGGCGTAACTGTCCGAGGGAAACGCGGAGTCCTCGATGACGATGCGGGTGCGGGCGCCGGCCGGGCGGTAGAAACTCACCATCAGCAGGTGCAGGTTGACCGTGAGCGAGTTCATCACCACGGTCTCCGCGGGCCGGCCGCCGACCAGTCGCGCGGCCGGCGCGGTCAACAACTCGTGGTACGGAAGCCAGGCGCGCTCCGCATCGAGGTGCCCCTCGACGCCGAGCCGCCCCCAGGCGTCCAGGTCGGCGAGGAGTTCATCGCGGGTGGCCCGGGGTTGCAGGCCGAGCGAGTTGCCGGCGAGGTACGCCGATTCGGGATGGTCACCGCCGTCGGCCGGTGGCACGTGGAACAGGTGCCGGTGGCCCGGGTCGGCTTCGTCGAGGCGGTGCGCCTCGTGTTCTGGGGTGTTCACAGGGGTGTCTCGCTCTCCGGTCACATCGCCGTGCGGGCCGACCACAGCTCCGGGAAAACCACCCGGGCCATGCTGCGCTGCAACCACGCCAGGCCGGCGGAGCCGCCGCTGCCCACCTTGGCACCCATCGTCCGCTGCACCGCCTTGACGTGGTTCCAGCGCCAGTCGCCGAACTCCTCGGCGACACCGCTCAGCGCCTCGCCGAGCAGTCGCAGGTGATTGTCCGGGCCGGTGTCGGTGTAGATCTGCACCCAGGCGGCCTCGACCGACGGCTGCGGGTCGTGCTCGATGGCCACGTCCCGGTCGAGCAGGTCGGCGGGGAGGTCGAAGCCACGCCGGGCGAGCAACGCGAGCACGTCGTCCCAGAGGCTCGGGGTGGCCAGCGCAGCGGTCAGCGCGGCGTGCACATCGGTCTGCCGGCGGAACGGGCGGATCAGCGTCGGGTCGCGCAGCCCGAGCAGGAACTCCAAATGCCGGTACATGGCCGACTGGAAGCCGGAGCCTTCGCCGAGCAGGTTGCGA
The window above is part of the Micromonospora sp. LH3U1 genome. Proteins encoded here:
- the kynU gene encoding kynureninase, with the protein product MVGPHGDVTGERDTPVNTPEHEAHRLDEADPGHRHLFHVPPADGGDHPESAYLAGNSLGLQPRATRDELLADLDAWGRLGVEGHLDAERAWLPYHELLTAPAARLVGGRPAETVVMNSLTVNLHLLMVSFYRPAGARTRIVIEDSAFPSDSYAVRSQARFHGLDPDDTVVRLRPRVGEDSLRTEDVTDYLAAEGDRVALVLLGGVNYLTGELLDIPTITAAGRAAGAVVGWDLAHAAGNVPLALHDWDVDFAAWCSYKYLNSGPGALAGVFVHERHLGDPDLPRFEGWWSTSTATRFEMTPVSRPPATVEAWQISNPPIFAMGPVRTSLELFDAVGMPALRARSLRLTAWLESLLDEVVTDRPLRVVTPRDPARRGCQLSVRIGSGSAAELTKRLRYEHGVIADAREPDIIRFAPVPLYSTYHDCWRAAAALAATVGQVAR
- a CDS encoding FAD-dependent oxidoreductase; amino-acid sequence: MTARRDEIAIIGAGLAGCLAACFLARRGYPVALYERRSDPRSGSAERGRSINLALSERGLDALRRIGLAEQVMTDALPMRGRMIHPVEGEQQFQSYSAAGDRAINSISRGALNNALLDEAAALPGVRIVFDHRLVGLDPTDGTLSFETPQGPVAAKASVVLGADGAGSAVRGQLLAYGLLNESVDFLDYGYKELTIPPLGGDFALDPDALHIWPRGTSMMIALPNPDRSFTCTLFWPNDGAGSFASLSSPAEIERHFAEHYPDVVPLAPNLVDDYQHNPVGVLGTVRCTPWQVFGKVGLLGDAAHAIVPFYGQGANCAFEDVVELDRCLDECADDWLAALPLFQRRRQENAEAIATMALTNFVEMRDKVASPVFQLGRRVEHALERALPGRYVSQYELVSFSTTPYAEVRRRVRRQHSVLGAVVGGAALLLVGAVGAALSRGRRA
- a CDS encoding tryptophan 2,3-dioxygenase, with the translated sequence MDQTERQAPNRPALVRPVTPRQRAARAVRNGGEPTLEFAERVPYDVYVQASTLHQLQQPLSSDPGEMSFLMVSQIMELYFGLTCHELRETQRLIRADQVWEALAPLRRAALHLEGLNAAWQGLRWMTPADFNRFRNLLGEGSGFQSAMYRHLEFLLGLRDPTLIRPFRRQTDVHAALTAALATPSLWDDVLALLARRGFDLPADLLDRDVAIEHDPQPSVEAAWVQIYTDTGPDNHLRLLGEALSGVAEEFGDWRWNHVKAVQRTMGAKVGSGGSAGLAWLQRSMARVVFPELWSARTAM